A window of the Desulfobacula toluolica Tol2 genome harbors these coding sequences:
- a CDS encoding Crp/Fnr family transcriptional regulator produces MVKIEDLKRINIFKNVSEKLLEIIAKEAQLSIFGTDTQLITIHEKVDTFYMLLMGQVAVKKELTPEIDVIIDYIQAGACFGVYSIIEGSNAFYTAVCQEPCELITISGPRMIQLFEENHELAYYMMLEVSEQYKRYMDVRAGMILKTLGKHRDIEDDISDS; encoded by the coding sequence ATGGTAAAAATAGAAGATTTGAAACGCATTAACATATTCAAGAATGTGTCTGAAAAATTACTTGAGATTATTGCAAAAGAGGCGCAATTGAGTATTTTCGGGACCGATACCCAGCTGATAACCATACACGAGAAAGTTGATACATTTTATATGCTGCTTATGGGACAGGTGGCGGTCAAAAAAGAACTCACGCCCGAGATAGATGTTATTATTGATTATATCCAGGCCGGAGCCTGCTTTGGTGTGTATTCAATCATTGAAGGATCAAATGCCTTTTATACTGCGGTTTGCCAGGAACCCTGCGAACTGATTACCATTTCCGGGCCGAGGATGATTCAATTGTTTGAAGAAAATCATGAACTGGCATATTATATGATGCTGGAAGTTTCAGAACAATACAAACGATACATGGACGTGCGGGCCGGGATGATCCTGAAGACGCTTGGTAAACACCGGGATATAGAAGATGATATCTCCGATAGTTAA
- a CDS encoding PAS domain-containing hybrid sensor histidine kinase/response regulator, translating to MIKKPTYEELEQHLFLLKREVSDQKNQIKSLVKDKEKFQELHALLRLMTDNVPDMIWAKDMEDRYLFANQSICDNLLHGKSTSEPLGKTDLFFAHREKENGFDHTFGKICLDSDAVVKKSNKPGRFLEDGRVRGKYIVLDVHKAPFYSKSGEMIGTVGCGRDVTKDIEVNNALKNSERRFRKIIEEVSEISIQGYDEKRRVTFWNRFSEKLYGYTKEEALGKKLEDLVIPPAMKNEVKRLHGLWIEKDEKIPAGELVLVDKFGNDVPVFSSHVMNSTQAGKEMFCIDIDLTAVKQSEAERERLQAQLRQSQKMEAIGTLAGGIAHDFNNILFPILGHAEILLTDMPENSQFRESINEIHDSAKRAADLVKQILTFSRQESAELKSIKIQHIVKEVLKLLRSIIPSTIEIRQNIDNMCGAVKADPTQLHQIIMNLTTNAYHAMEKTGGVLTISLKRIESEDAGPINSGKQENSEIKSGSYVCLTIKDTGVGIQQNIIEKIFDPFFTTKKKGKGTGLGLAIVHGIVTEMGGTVKVYSEPGKGTEFKAFFPEEKKIFENRRIQIPLSSIQGGTERILLVDDEAAIIAFEKKVLTRMGYQVTSLTSSVEALEVFRAAPNEFDLVISDVAMPILSGDRLASELIKIRPDIPILICTGFSETITQKNVEELGGKGLLMKPVGMKDLAQAIRNILD from the coding sequence ATGATAAAAAAACCAACCTATGAAGAATTGGAACAACACTTGTTTCTTTTGAAACGTGAAGTCTCTGATCAGAAAAATCAAATAAAGAGTCTGGTTAAGGATAAAGAAAAGTTTCAGGAGCTTCACGCACTTTTGCGACTTATGACGGATAATGTTCCTGATATGATCTGGGCAAAAGATATGGAAGACAGATATCTTTTTGCGAACCAGTCAATTTGCGATAACCTGCTGCATGGAAAATCAACCAGTGAGCCCCTGGGAAAAACCGATCTGTTTTTTGCTCACCGTGAAAAAGAAAATGGCTTTGACCATACCTTTGGTAAAATTTGTTTGGATTCGGATGCAGTGGTGAAAAAGAGCAATAAGCCCGGACGTTTTCTGGAAGACGGCCGGGTAAGAGGAAAATATATAGTTCTTGATGTTCATAAAGCTCCGTTTTACAGTAAATCCGGAGAAATGATCGGTACGGTTGGATGTGGTCGTGATGTCACAAAAGACATTGAAGTCAACAATGCATTAAAAAACAGTGAAAGACGATTTCGTAAGATTATTGAAGAAGTATCAGAAATATCCATCCAGGGATATGATGAAAAACGACGGGTTACATTCTGGAACAGGTTCAGCGAAAAATTATATGGCTATACCAAAGAAGAAGCTTTGGGAAAAAAGCTTGAAGACCTTGTCATACCGCCTGCAATGAAAAATGAGGTCAAGCGGCTGCATGGACTCTGGATTGAAAAAGACGAAAAAATACCGGCAGGGGAACTGGTGCTTGTGGATAAGTTTGGAAATGACGTTCCTGTTTTTTCTTCTCATGTGATGAACAGCACTCAAGCTGGAAAAGAAATGTTCTGCATAGATATTGATCTGACTGCGGTAAAGCAATCCGAGGCGGAAAGAGAACGCCTTCAAGCCCAGCTGAGACAGTCACAGAAGATGGAGGCCATTGGCACGCTTGCCGGAGGAATTGCCCATGATTTTAACAATATTCTTTTCCCAATCCTGGGTCATGCGGAAATCTTATTGACGGATATGCCGGAAAACAGCCAGTTTAGAGAAAGTATTAATGAAATTCATGATAGTGCAAAACGGGCTGCAGATCTTGTGAAACAGATTCTTACTTTTTCCCGCCAGGAATCAGCTGAATTAAAAAGCATTAAAATACAACATATAGTAAAGGAAGTTTTAAAGCTTTTAAGATCCATAATACCGTCTACCATTGAAATAAGACAAAATATTGACAATATGTGTGGGGCTGTAAAAGCCGACCCTACACAACTGCATCAGATTATCATGAACCTTACAACCAATGCATATCATGCTATGGAAAAGACAGGCGGAGTGTTAACAATAAGTCTCAAAAGGATTGAATCTGAAGATGCTGGCCCGATAAATTCAGGAAAACAGGAAAATTCGGAAATAAAATCCGGTAGCTATGTCTGTTTAACAATAAAGGATACCGGTGTGGGTATTCAACAAAATATCATTGAAAAAATTTTTGATCCTTTTTTTACCACCAAGAAAAAGGGAAAAGGCACTGGATTAGGGTTGGCGATTGTACATGGCATTGTTACGGAAATGGGGGGTACAGTTAAAGTATATAGTGAACCCGGTAAAGGTACGGAGTTTAAGGCCTTTTTTCCGGAAGAAAAAAAAATATTTGAAAATAGAAGAATTCAGATTCCATTGTCAAGCATTCAAGGCGGAACTGAACGAATTTTGCTTGTTGATGATGAGGCTGCCATTATTGCATTTGAAAAAAAAGTATTGACCCGGATGGGGTATCAAGTCACCTCTTTGACCAGCAGTGTTGAGGCTCTTGAAGTGTTTCGGGCCGCGCCTAATGAGTTTGATCTTGTGATTTCAGATGTGGCGATGCCTATACTCAGCGGAGATAGACTTGCTTCTGAATTGATAAAGATAAGGCCTGATATACCCATTTTGATTTGTACTGGATTCAGTGAAACCATAACACAAAAAAATGTGGAAGAGTTGGGTGGCAAAGGATTATTGATGAAGCCTGTAGGCATGAAAGATCTTGCACAGGCAATTCGAAATATTTTGGATTGA
- a CDS encoding Crp/Fnr family transcriptional regulator yields the protein MVEKDVLKKILFFKDLPDIVFEKVGMIANLETFDEHTVLFDENHKLTHLYMLVSGKVYLSIKTASGKTLTLDKVMPGRTFGVAALTEDPSSSFAAVCAEKCSIVTIPSDQLHKLFVEDFKIGHTLMFKVAQLFKLRIERHTRQFLKTLASYPEIKQL from the coding sequence ATGGTTGAAAAAGACGTATTGAAAAAAATACTTTTCTTTAAGGATCTGCCTGATATTGTATTTGAAAAAGTAGGAATGATTGCAAATCTTGAAACATTTGATGAACACACAGTCCTGTTTGACGAGAATCATAAACTGACGCATTTATATATGCTGGTTTCCGGCAAGGTTTATTTAAGCATTAAAACCGCTTCAGGAAAAACCTTGACCCTGGACAAAGTAATGCCTGGAAGAACCTTTGGGGTGGCTGCTTTAACTGAGGATCCTTCCAGTTCTTTTGCTGCAGTTTGTGCTGAAAAATGTTCGATTGTTACCATTCCGTCTGACCAACTGCATAAATTGTTTGTGGAAGATTTTAAAATCGGGCACACCTTGATGTTTAAGGTAGCTCAGCTTTTTAAGTTAAGAATTGAACGGCATACCCGCCAGTTTTTAAAAACCCTGGCATCGTATCCTGAAATTAAACAATTATAA